The following coding sequences lie in one Apium graveolens cultivar Ventura chromosome 1, ASM990537v1, whole genome shotgun sequence genomic window:
- the LOC141691254 gene encoding uncharacterized protein LOC141691254: MKEKVEVIHKRLIAAQDRQRKYADQSRKDVLFKPRDKVLLKISPLKGLSRFGKNGKLSPRYIRPFEVLRQVGKVAYELALPPQMQHLHNVFQVSLLKKYNTDAGPVIELELVDIHQDLSYME, from the coding sequence AtgaaagagaaagtggaagtgaTTCACAAAAGGCTGAtagctgctcaagatcgacaaagaaagtatgcagaccagAGTCGAAAGGATGTGCTATTCAAACCCAGAGACAAAGtattgttaaagatatctccatTGAAAGGTCTATCCAGATTCGGGAAGAACGGGAAGTTGAGTCCAAGATATATTAGACCCTTCGAGGTGTTAAGGCAAGTCGGAAAAGTGGcatacgagttagcgttacctccgcaaatgcaacatcttcataatgTATTCCAGGTGTCTTTATTGAAAAAGTATAATACTGATGCAGGTCCCGTGATCGAGTTAGAACTAGTGGATATTCATCAAGATCTTTCATATATGGAATAA
- the LOC141691203 gene encoding uncharacterized protein LOC141691203, which translates to MTIKDVVQNADVVAGTLAINSIEVKVLMDSGAIRSFSAESVIDRLKCIAYPLEPNLIIEVANQERVTANRIYPNCDMIIEGQHFSVDLIPFKLGEFDIILEMDWLSNHYAQIEYKIKKVKLRTKDGVEVIFRGKKQERKFLTTIQMKRLLREGCEAYLVHVKDIEAESLRIGDIPVVKEFPGMFPDELPGLPPD; encoded by the coding sequence ATGACCATAAAAGACGTGGTACAGAATGCGGATGTGGTAGCAGGTACGCTTGCTATAAATTCAATAGAAGTCaaagtgttaatggattctggagctaTTAGATCTTTTAGTGCTGAAAGTGTTATTGATAGATTAAAGTGCATTGCGTATCCTCttgaacctaatttgattatagaagtagcAAATCAAGAAAGAGTTACTGCCAATAGAATTTATCCCAATTGCGATATGATTATAGAAGGTCAACACTTTtctgttgacttaataccttttaagctaggagaattcgacaTTATATTAGagatggattggttgtcaaaccactATGCGCAAATCGAATataaaatcaagaaagtgaagttgagAACTAAGGATGGAGTTGAAGTGATATTTAGAGGGAAGAAGCAAGAAAGGAAGTTTCTAACGACTATCCAAATGAAGAGATTGTTACGAGAGGGATGTGAAGCGTATTTGGTTCATGTAAAGGACATAGAGGCGGAATCTTTAAGAATTGGGGATATTCCGGTAGTTAAAGAATTTCCTGgtatgtttccagatgaattacctggactacctccagattgA